From the genome of Mesorhizobium japonicum MAFF 303099, one region includes:
- the folD gene encoding bifunctional methylenetetrahydrofolate dehydrogenase/methenyltetrahydrofolate cyclohydrolase FolD, whose protein sequence is MAEVIDGKSVAEDVVRTVKALTAELVAKGKAKPGLAVVIVGEDPASQVYVASKSRTAKECGFHSLQHTLPAETSEEALLKIIADLNADPAVNGILVQLPLPAHIDAGKIIQAIAPQKDVDGFHFINVGKLGTGELDTAFVPCTPAGSMLLIQRVRGKDLSGLNAVVVGRSNIVGKPMANLLLAANCTVTIAHSRTKDLPALARTADILVAAVGRPEMIKGDWVKPGATVIDVGINRIPAPEKGEGKSRLVGDVAYAEAARQAGAITPVPGGVGPMTIAMLMANTLASAYLAAGLKRPTF, encoded by the coding sequence ATGGCCGAAGTGATTGACGGAAAGAGCGTTGCCGAGGATGTGGTGCGAACGGTCAAGGCGTTGACCGCCGAGCTGGTCGCCAAGGGCAAAGCCAAGCCTGGTCTGGCCGTGGTCATCGTCGGCGAGGATCCGGCGAGCCAGGTCTATGTCGCTTCCAAGTCGCGCACCGCCAAGGAATGCGGCTTTCATTCGCTCCAGCACACTCTGCCGGCCGAGACCTCCGAGGAGGCGCTGCTCAAGATCATCGCCGATCTCAACGCCGATCCGGCCGTCAACGGCATCCTGGTGCAGCTGCCGCTGCCCGCCCACATCGACGCCGGCAAGATCATCCAGGCGATCGCGCCTCAGAAGGATGTCGACGGCTTCCATTTCATCAATGTCGGCAAGCTCGGCACAGGCGAGCTGGATACGGCCTTTGTTCCTTGCACGCCGGCCGGCTCGATGCTTCTGATCCAGCGCGTGCGCGGCAAAGACCTGTCCGGCCTCAACGCCGTCGTTGTCGGCCGCTCCAACATCGTCGGCAAGCCGATGGCCAATCTGCTGCTTGCCGCCAACTGCACCGTCACCATTGCCCACAGCCGCACCAAGGATCTGCCGGCGCTCGCCCGCACGGCCGACATCCTGGTCGCCGCCGTCGGCCGGCCGGAAATGATCAAGGGGGATTGGGTTAAGCCGGGCGCCACCGTCATCGATGTCGGCATCAACCGCATTCCCGCACCCGAGAAGGGCGAGGGCAAGTCGCGCCTCGTCGGCGATGTCGCCTATGCCGAGGCGGCCAGGCAGGCCGGCGCCATCACGCCGGTGCCCGGTGGTGTCGGGCCGATGACCATTGCCATGCTGATGGCCAATACGTTAGCTTCTGCCTACCTTGCGGCCGGATTGAAGCGGCCCACCTTCTGA
- a CDS encoding vWA domain-containing protein yields MAVFARSVAAAILLLSMTTFGFAANKVIIILDASGSMWAQIDGKPKLEIARESLRTVLQSVPADDEIGFMAYGHREKGSCDDIQLIVPPQPGSASAITDAADSLKFLGKTPLTAAVKQAAEALKYTEDKATVVLITDGLETCGGDPCALGKELKASGVDFTADVVGFGLTADEGKQIACLAENTGGKYIQASDEKALQEALVETVAAPAPAPAPEPAPAPAPAPKAAEVDYNFIPQAFLKEGGEVPKIDVYYEIFKDDAKGASGEHVDSGYNVVKFHLAAGNYIVVATSGAARAEQKVSLTADKATDLALNLNAAELSIHARPAPGADVDRNAQISIAYSGGTSDSNYGEVKYVVPAGETKVTVKLGAGEASETMQLAAGQVVDKDIIVGVGKAKANAFYTQGGEKAETDVGWKVYKAAKKLDGSRDQVTYAYGPDSQFDLPPGDYVIGVDVQAVSTEQPFSVTVGQVTDVNVTLNAGVLAVDAPGADGFKIFEAKKNIQGERKQVTYAYGEKMQTTLAAGDYVLVTNFTTDKADKETPFTVKAGERSELKVE; encoded by the coding sequence ATGGCGGTATTTGCGCGGAGCGTCGCTGCGGCGATCCTCCTTTTGTCGATGACGACGTTCGGCTTTGCCGCAAACAAGGTCATCATCATTCTCGACGCTTCCGGCTCGATGTGGGCACAGATCGACGGCAAGCCCAAGCTCGAAATCGCCAGGGAATCTCTAAGGACCGTGCTTCAATCGGTTCCCGCCGACGATGAGATCGGCTTCATGGCCTATGGCCATCGCGAAAAAGGCAGCTGCGACGACATCCAGCTGATCGTGCCGCCTCAGCCAGGCTCGGCAAGCGCCATCACGGATGCCGCCGACAGTCTGAAGTTCCTTGGCAAGACGCCGTTGACGGCAGCCGTCAAGCAGGCGGCCGAAGCGCTGAAATACACCGAGGACAAGGCAACCGTCGTCCTCATTACCGACGGGCTTGAGACCTGCGGCGGCGATCCCTGTGCGTTGGGTAAGGAACTCAAGGCATCCGGCGTCGATTTCACGGCCGACGTCGTCGGCTTCGGATTGACGGCCGACGAGGGCAAGCAGATCGCCTGCCTGGCCGAAAACACCGGCGGCAAGTACATCCAGGCCTCCGATGAGAAGGCGCTGCAGGAAGCCCTGGTCGAGACCGTCGCTGCCCCGGCGCCGGCACCCGCGCCTGAACCGGCTCCCGCACCGGCGCCTGCGCCGAAAGCAGCCGAGGTCGACTACAACTTCATCCCGCAAGCGTTCTTGAAAGAGGGCGGCGAGGTGCCGAAGATCGATGTCTACTATGAAATCTTCAAGGATGATGCCAAGGGGGCCAGCGGCGAGCACGTCGATTCCGGCTATAACGTCGTCAAGTTCCATCTTGCTGCCGGCAACTACATCGTCGTCGCTACCAGCGGTGCCGCCAGGGCCGAGCAGAAGGTTTCGTTGACGGCGGACAAGGCAACGGACCTAGCGCTCAATCTGAACGCCGCGGAGCTCTCGATTCACGCGCGGCCGGCGCCGGGAGCCGATGTCGACCGCAATGCGCAGATCAGCATCGCCTATTCCGGCGGCACGTCGGACAGCAATTACGGCGAGGTCAAATACGTCGTTCCGGCCGGCGAGACCAAGGTCACCGTGAAGCTGGGAGCCGGTGAGGCGAGCGAGACCATGCAACTTGCCGCCGGCCAGGTCGTCGACAAGGACATCATCGTCGGCGTCGGCAAGGCCAAGGCCAACGCCTTCTACACCCAGGGCGGCGAGAAGGCCGAAACCGATGTGGGTTGGAAGGTGTACAAGGCGGCCAAGAAGCTTGATGGCAGCCGCGATCAGGTGACTTACGCCTACGGCCCCGACAGCCAGTTTGATCTGCCTCCGGGCGACTATGTGATCGGCGTCGACGTGCAGGCCGTGTCCACGGAACAGCCTTTCAGCGTCACGGTCGGTCAGGTGACCGATGTCAACGTGACGCTGAATGCGGGCGTCCTGGCTGTCGACGCACCAGGCGCGGATGGCTTCAAGATCTTTGAGGCCAAGAAGAACATCCAGGGCGAGCGCAAGCAGGTGACCTACGCCTATGGCGAAAAGATGCAGACCACGCTGGCGGCGGGCGACTACGTGCTGGTGACCAACTTCACCACCGACAAGGCCGACAAGGAGACGCCCTTCACGGTCAAGGCCGGCGAGCGGAGCGAGCTCAAAGTCGAGTAG
- a CDS encoding lipopolysaccharide biosynthesis protein: MTEARGIPQRRSFARIGTFVAERRGLVRDYFSAISGAGGRLVFSLAYFIALANTLSISEFGMFATASAAGVMLSRILAFGFISALYRTATIRPNLIGTFTAGFLLLGIVSLPLLALASFGVYLIFFAGTVPLSVFSAIVFAEALLWRPVEVALIVNNGLGKFGRAAILAILATALRALGAVLFMVSAQHSIWVWSWFYIGANAASLVLAFGWFYPRQRLRLRIELYLRRLADSIYVAGAEVLFYLQSEFDKLLVLAIGGPHLAGIYAIIMRLVDLTAIPIRTFSMMLVQRMMRAPDLLSRLAVKSGIEGGVFAVSTLALLALGIVLHFFPNALGRNVSEAAPLVALAICVPGLRNLVEYQAELLFARGQTAVRALNLGLLAALKALLLTYVLTTISDTSELVLSLNIVFLLLYLASMLLTYSALRRPAKAI, from the coding sequence ATGACCGAAGCTCGCGGCATACCGCAAAGGCGTAGTTTCGCCCGGATCGGCACTTTCGTGGCCGAGCGACGGGGGCTGGTGCGCGACTATTTTTCGGCGATCAGCGGCGCCGGCGGGCGGCTGGTGTTTTCGCTGGCCTATTTCATCGCCCTCGCCAACACTTTGTCGATCTCCGAATTCGGCATGTTCGCCACCGCCTCGGCGGCCGGTGTGATGCTGTCGCGGATCCTGGCCTTCGGTTTCATCTCGGCGCTCTACCGCACCGCCACCATCCGCCCCAATCTGATCGGCACCTTCACAGCCGGCTTCCTGCTGCTCGGCATCGTTTCGCTGCCGCTCCTGGCGTTGGCCTCGTTCGGGGTCTACCTGATCTTCTTTGCCGGCACCGTGCCGCTGTCGGTGTTTTCGGCGATCGTATTTGCCGAAGCGCTTTTGTGGCGCCCGGTCGAGGTGGCGCTGATCGTCAATAACGGGCTGGGCAAATTCGGGCGCGCCGCGATCCTGGCGATCCTGGCGACGGCACTGCGGGCGCTTGGCGCGGTGCTGTTCATGGTTTCGGCGCAGCACAGCATCTGGGTGTGGTCTTGGTTCTATATCGGCGCCAACGCTGCCTCGCTGGTTCTGGCTTTTGGCTGGTTCTATCCACGCCAAAGACTGCGGCTGCGCATCGAGCTCTATCTCAGGCGGCTGGCCGATTCCATTTACGTCGCCGGCGCGGAAGTGTTGTTCTACCTGCAATCGGAATTCGACAAGCTGCTGGTGCTGGCGATCGGCGGCCCGCATCTGGCCGGCATCTACGCCATCATCATGCGGCTGGTCGACCTGACCGCGATCCCGATCCGCACCTTCTCGATGATGCTGGTGCAACGCATGATGCGCGCGCCGGACCTGTTGTCGCGGCTGGCGGTCAAGAGCGGCATCGAGGGCGGCGTGTTCGCCGTTTCGACGCTGGCGCTGCTGGCGCTCGGCATCGTGCTGCACTTCTTCCCCAACGCTCTCGGCAGAAACGTCTCCGAGGCCGCGCCGCTGGTGGCGCTGGCAATCTGCGTTCCGGGATTGCGCAATCTGGTCGAATACCAGGCCGAGCTTCTGTTCGCCCGCGGCCAGACGGCGGTACGGGCGCTCAATCTCGGCCTGCTCGCCGCCCTGAAGGCGCTGCTTTTGACCTATGTGCTGACCACCATCTCCGACACCTCGGAGCTGGTGCTGTCGCTCAACATCGTCTTCCTGCTGCTCTATCTCGCCTCGATGCTGCTGACTTATTCGGCGCTGCGCAGGCCGGCGAAAGCAATCTGA
- the edd gene encoding phosphogluconate dehydratase, with protein MTARRDIEAITERIRQRSKAGRERYLGRIAEASNQTANRSVLSCGNLAHGFAVCSPSEKLALGADKVPNLGIITSYNDMLSAHQPFETYPALIKDAAREAGGIAQVAGGVPAMCDGVTQGQPGMELSLFSRDVIAMSAAVGLSHNMFDAAVFLGVCDKIVPGLVIAALTFGHLPAVFIPAGPMTTGLPNDEKAKVRQLYAEGKAGRAELLEAESKSYHGPGTCTFYGTANSNQMLMEIMGLHTPGASFVNPGTPLREALTREATKRALAITALGNAYTPVGRMIDERSIVNGVVGLHATGGSTNHTIHLIAMAAAAGIALTWQDISDLSEAVPLLARVYPNGLADVNHFHAAGGLGFLIRELLDEGVLHEDVQTVWGEGLRPYAVEAKLGADGSVVREASPQASGDEKVLAPFHKAFQPTGGLKVLAGNLGHAVIKTSAVKPERRIIEAPAKVFDSQQGLNDAFKAGTLTGDFIAVIRFQGPKANGMPELHKLTTVLGILQDRGQRVALVTDGRMSGASGKVPAAIHVTPEAVEDGPIARLHDGDIIRLDADAGTLEVLVPGTEFALRRTAEADLIGNEFGFGRELFAGFRQLVGRADHGASAFGTA; from the coding sequence ATGACCGCAAGACGCGATATCGAAGCCATCACCGAGCGCATTCGCCAACGTTCGAAGGCGGGCCGCGAGCGCTATCTCGGCCGTATCGCCGAAGCGTCGAACCAGACCGCCAACCGGTCGGTATTGTCCTGCGGCAACCTCGCTCACGGCTTTGCGGTGTGCAGCCCCTCGGAAAAGCTGGCGCTCGGTGCCGACAAGGTGCCCAATCTCGGCATCATCACCTCCTACAACGACATGCTGTCGGCGCATCAGCCCTTCGAGACCTATCCGGCCCTGATCAAGGACGCGGCGCGCGAGGCCGGCGGCATCGCCCAGGTGGCCGGCGGCGTGCCGGCGATGTGCGATGGCGTCACGCAGGGCCAGCCCGGCATGGAATTGTCGCTGTTTTCGCGCGACGTAATCGCCATGTCGGCGGCGGTCGGCCTGTCGCACAACATGTTCGACGCCGCCGTCTTTCTCGGGGTCTGCGACAAGATCGTACCGGGACTGGTGATCGCGGCGCTGACTTTCGGCCATCTGCCGGCGGTGTTCATTCCGGCCGGACCGATGACGACCGGGTTGCCCAACGACGAGAAGGCCAAGGTCCGCCAGCTCTATGCCGAGGGCAAGGCGGGGCGCGCCGAACTGCTGGAAGCCGAATCCAAATCCTACCACGGGCCGGGCACCTGCACCTTCTACGGCACGGCGAACTCCAACCAGATGTTGATGGAGATCATGGGCCTGCATACGCCCGGCGCCTCCTTCGTCAATCCCGGCACGCCGTTGCGTGAAGCGCTGACCCGCGAGGCGACGAAGCGGGCGCTGGCGATCACCGCGCTCGGCAATGCCTATACGCCGGTCGGGCGGATGATCGACGAGCGGTCGATCGTCAACGGCGTCGTCGGCCTGCATGCCACCGGCGGCTCGACCAATCATACCATCCACCTCATTGCCATGGCGGCAGCGGCCGGCATCGCACTGACCTGGCAGGATATTTCCGACCTTTCGGAAGCGGTGCCGCTTCTGGCTCGCGTCTATCCGAATGGCCTTGCCGACGTGAACCATTTCCATGCCGCCGGCGGGCTCGGCTTCCTGATCCGCGAACTGCTCGACGAAGGCGTGCTGCACGAGGATGTGCAGACGGTGTGGGGCGAAGGCCTGCGACCCTACGCTGTCGAGGCAAAACTCGGCGCCGATGGCTCCGTCGTGCGCGAGGCCTCGCCGCAGGCCAGCGGCGACGAAAAGGTGCTGGCGCCGTTCCACAAGGCGTTCCAGCCGACGGGCGGCCTGAAGGTGCTGGCGGGCAATCTCGGCCACGCCGTCATCAAGACCTCCGCCGTCAAGCCGGAACGGCGCATCATAGAGGCGCCGGCCAAGGTGTTCGACAGCCAGCAGGGCCTGAACGATGCGTTCAAGGCGGGCACGCTCACCGGCGATTTCATCGCCGTCATCCGCTTCCAGGGCCCGAAGGCCAACGGCATGCCGGAACTGCACAAGCTGACCACCGTGCTCGGCATCCTGCAGGATCGCGGCCAACGCGTCGCGCTGGTCACCGATGGGCGCATGTCTGGCGCTTCCGGCAAGGTGCCGGCGGCGATCCACGTGACACCGGAAGCGGTCGAGGACGGGCCGATCGCCCGGCTTCACGACGGCGACATCATCCGCCTCGACGCCGATGCCGGAACGCTGGAGGTGCTGGTGCCGGGAACCGAATTCGCGCTGCGCCGCACCGCCGAAGCCGATCTCATCGGCAACGAGTTCGGCTTCGGCCGCGAGCTTTTCGCCGGCTTCCGGCAGTTGGTGGGCCGTGCCGACCATGGCGCCAGCGCATTCGGAACGGCCTGA
- the pgl gene encoding 6-phosphogluconolactonase, producing the protein MAREQLNGASYNWNAFPDRPQLAVALAGRVADRLTRAIAERGTAVLAVSGGTTPTKFFAALSAMPIAWDKVIVTLVDERFVPASSPRSNAGLVAANLLQNAAKAARFVPLYHEASGIEDAAASDDAALRSLPWPLDVVVLGMGPDGHTASFFPDADDLAELLDPASDRIILPVHAASAGEPRLTLTLARIIDAGFIALHIEGEDKRTAFDGAVAPGPRKPIRAVLDAAPRPVEVFWAP; encoded by the coding sequence ATGGCACGAGAGCAATTGAACGGCGCCAGCTACAACTGGAACGCTTTCCCCGACCGGCCGCAACTGGCCGTGGCGCTGGCCGGCCGCGTGGCCGATCGGCTGACCAGGGCGATTGCGGAGCGCGGTACGGCAGTGCTGGCCGTCTCCGGCGGCACGACGCCGACAAAATTCTTCGCCGCCCTCTCGGCGATGCCGATCGCCTGGGACAAGGTGATCGTGACGCTGGTCGACGAGCGTTTCGTGCCCGCCTCCTCGCCGCGCTCCAACGCCGGGCTGGTGGCCGCCAATCTCTTGCAGAACGCCGCCAAAGCCGCGCGCTTCGTACCGCTCTACCATGAGGCATCGGGCATCGAGGATGCAGCGGCATCCGACGATGCAGCACTGCGCTCCCTGCCCTGGCCGCTCGATGTCGTGGTGCTCGGCATGGGGCCGGACGGCCACACCGCCTCCTTCTTTCCCGACGCCGACGATCTGGCAGAGCTGCTCGACCCGGCCTCGGACCGGATCATCCTGCCGGTTCATGCGGCCAGCGCGGGCGAGCCGCGGCTGACCCTGACGCTGGCGCGCATCATCGATGCCGGCTTCATCGCGCTGCACATAGAGGGCGAGGACAAGCGCACCGCCTTCGACGGCGCGGTCGCGCCCGGGCCGCGAAAGCCTATCCGCGCCGTGCTCGACGCCGCACCCAGACCCGTAGAGGTTTTCTGGGCGCCCTGA
- a CDS encoding GlxA family transcriptional regulator: MPNPTISPERPVTTDPVQGGRQFAFLLVDKFSMFSLAAAIDTFRSANRLLGRDFYGWTTVSADGDPVMASNGLPLKIDYAVADLPPVDILFVSVGLTTEFPGKSKVLAALRSWGRRGNALGALSVGSYLLAEAGQLDGYRCTIHWENRAGFMERFPDINCTGNVFEIDRKRYTCAGGTTSIDLMLEIVRGDFGSNLANGVANQFQHERIRSAGDRQRVGPERDLTGKSEKLRRIVELMADHLDEPLSAVQLAKSAGLSVRQVERLFLRHLNVTPGRYYMRLRLERARELLRQTNMPILDVAIATGFTSHSYFAQSYRLQFGRPPSEERRTTY, from the coding sequence TTGCCGAACCCCACCATTTCCCCGGAACGGCCGGTCACGACTGATCCCGTTCAAGGTGGCCGGCAGTTCGCCTTCCTGCTGGTCGACAAGTTTTCCATGTTCTCGCTGGCCGCGGCGATCGACACGTTCCGGTCGGCGAACCGTCTGCTCGGCCGGGATTTCTATGGCTGGACCACGGTGTCGGCCGATGGCGATCCGGTGATGGCGTCCAACGGCCTGCCGCTCAAGATCGACTATGCCGTCGCCGACCTGCCGCCGGTTGACATCCTCTTCGTCTCGGTCGGCCTGACGACGGAATTTCCCGGCAAGAGCAAGGTCCTGGCCGCGTTGCGCAGCTGGGGCCGGCGCGGCAACGCGCTTGGCGCGCTGTCGGTCGGGTCCTACCTGCTGGCCGAGGCCGGCCAGCTCGACGGTTACCGCTGCACCATCCATTGGGAAAACCGCGCCGGCTTCATGGAGCGTTTCCCCGACATCAACTGCACCGGCAATGTCTTCGAGATCGACCGCAAGCGCTACACCTGCGCCGGCGGCACCACCTCGATCGACCTGATGCTGGAGATCGTGCGCGGCGATTTCGGCTCGAACCTCGCCAATGGCGTCGCCAACCAGTTCCAGCACGAGCGCATCCGCTCGGCCGGGGACCGCCAGCGCGTCGGGCCGGAACGCGATCTGACCGGCAAGTCGGAGAAGCTCAGGCGCATCGTCGAACTGATGGCCGACCATCTCGACGAACCGCTGTCGGCGGTGCAACTCGCAAAATCGGCCGGTCTTTCCGTGCGTCAGGTGGAGCGTCTGTTCCTGCGCCACCTCAACGTGACGCCCGGCCGCTACTACATGCGGCTGCGGCTGGAGCGGGCGCGCGAATTGCTGCGCCAGACCAACATGCCGATCCTCGACGTGGCGATCGCGACCGGCTTCACCTCGCATTCCTATTTCGCCCAGAGCTACCGGCTGCAGTTCGGCAGGCCACCCTCGGAAGAGCGTCGCACCACTTACTGA
- a CDS encoding GumC family protein, whose product MVDRENREDWRRERSLLALGQPMRGEDDASLVSIGDRADSGWREDAATRHRLARSRREARTNPTPSAAAGTERLRPDEQPEAAARDDAWRSQEDADDLPPAMPYSRQSAEEPSGSARSHDRSGSSQAGEANASFDDRRDDQQWKPLIDPMQVVRGIARSKLLIITTTLIGAGLGIAIALSTPKKYEATAELIVDPRDLKLTDRDLTQNVVASDATLAIVENQVRVLTSGTVLNKVVDKLNLANDPEFNGQGAGGLGIRSLIRSILPHQDGPSGADEVRRRALAVGNLAESLSVERGGKTFVITVSAITQNGEKSALIANTMTDVFLQTFGQIQSATAGRATDELTARLDELRKGVEAAERKVEEFRASHDLVDAQGHLISDDEMLKLNEQLSVARARTLELNARAASARSIDVNSVLAGTLPEEINSNTMSDLRSQYATLKQEADRAAIRLGPRHPELQALNAQIAGARDRIAGELRRIASSLQVDLKRAVQLEQDLSSRLAQLKVRSGDVNNDLVSMRELEREAAAKRSVYEQYLLRAKETGEQKDINTANMNVISKAFAPLEAKGPSRAVMALAGLLLGFATGIGLGAMRGAYESLRETATSRSRRDRKAPVEDQAFRAAPPPPPPMPAPPVPPVPPPPPAPPPPLAQAEAAPAERPGRVAALMAKLRNVISRKPSAEVDDNSEFAAFGARPADAAMPSGFPNPDPAFMPRSSDYSRPPFPPGFDATYSQPMGPPSRSPLMPPLPIYPAPPPYTPASQAGSMQSWPAPSPAGYPYTQAMAPDAGNMPYPPQPAPPRPPAYPPQEPSPVEEGAEQAPIEEIRASLREFREAVRELTESRARRRYF is encoded by the coding sequence ATGGTCGACAGGGAAAACCGTGAAGACTGGAGGCGCGAGCGTTCATTGCTGGCGCTCGGCCAGCCCATGCGCGGTGAGGATGACGCATCCCTGGTCTCTATAGGCGATCGCGCAGATTCTGGCTGGCGCGAGGATGCCGCCACGCGCCATCGCCTTGCCCGTTCACGGCGCGAGGCGCGGACGAACCCAACGCCGTCTGCCGCCGCCGGAACAGAGCGCCTCCGGCCGGATGAGCAGCCGGAAGCGGCGGCTCGGGACGACGCCTGGCGCTCGCAAGAGGACGCCGACGATCTGCCGCCGGCCATGCCGTATTCAAGGCAGTCCGCTGAAGAACCTTCCGGCAGCGCTCGCTCGCATGACAGGTCCGGATCCAGCCAGGCAGGCGAAGCCAATGCATCCTTTGACGATCGCAGGGACGATCAACAGTGGAAGCCGCTGATCGATCCGATGCAGGTGGTGCGCGGCATTGCCAGGTCGAAACTGCTGATCATCACCACCACCCTGATCGGTGCCGGGCTCGGCATCGCGATCGCGCTGTCGACGCCGAAGAAGTATGAAGCCACCGCTGAACTGATCGTTGACCCGCGCGACCTCAAGCTCACCGACCGGGACCTTACCCAGAATGTGGTCGCTTCCGACGCCACGCTCGCCATCGTTGAAAACCAGGTCCGGGTGCTGACCTCGGGCACGGTCTTGAACAAGGTCGTCGACAAGCTCAACCTGGCCAACGATCCGGAGTTCAATGGCCAGGGTGCCGGCGGCCTCGGCATCAGGTCTCTCATTCGCTCGATTCTTCCGCACCAGGACGGCCCGAGCGGCGCGGACGAGGTTCGCCGGCGTGCGCTCGCCGTTGGCAATCTGGCCGAAAGCCTGTCTGTCGAGCGTGGCGGCAAGACCTTCGTCATCACCGTCAGCGCGATCACGCAGAACGGCGAGAAATCGGCGCTCATCGCCAACACGATGACGGATGTGTTCCTGCAGACCTTCGGTCAGATCCAGTCCGCTACGGCCGGCCGTGCGACCGACGAACTGACGGCAAGGCTCGATGAACTACGCAAGGGCGTCGAGGCAGCCGAACGCAAGGTCGAGGAGTTCAGAGCTTCGCATGACCTCGTCGACGCACAGGGTCATCTGATCAGCGACGATGAGATGCTGAAGCTCAACGAGCAGCTCTCGGTCGCCCGCGCCCGCACACTGGAGCTCAATGCAAGGGCGGCTTCGGCGCGCTCGATCGACGTCAATTCGGTTCTGGCCGGCACCTTACCGGAAGAGATCAATTCCAACACGATGAGCGATCTGCGTTCGCAATATGCAACGCTCAAGCAGGAGGCGGACCGTGCTGCCATCCGGCTGGGCCCGCGCCATCCTGAACTCCAGGCGCTGAACGCACAGATTGCCGGTGCGCGCGACCGCATCGCCGGCGAGTTGCGCCGCATCGCTTCCTCGCTGCAGGTCGATCTGAAACGCGCCGTCCAGCTGGAACAGGATCTCTCCTCCCGCCTTGCCCAGCTCAAAGTGCGCAGCGGCGACGTCAACAACGATTTGGTGTCGATGCGCGAACTGGAGCGCGAGGCCGCCGCCAAGCGCTCCGTCTACGAACAATATCTGCTGCGCGCCAAGGAGACCGGCGAGCAGAAGGACATCAACACCGCCAACATGAATGTGATCTCCAAGGCCTTCGCACCGCTCGAGGCCAAAGGTCCGTCGCGGGCCGTGATGGCCCTTGCCGGTCTGCTCCTGGGGTTTGCCACTGGAATTGGTCTCGGTGCCATGCGCGGCGCCTATGAAAGCCTGCGCGAGACCGCCACATCGCGCTCGCGCCGCGACCGCAAGGCGCCTGTCGAAGACCAGGCATTCCGGGCGGCGCCGCCACCCCCGCCGCCAATGCCGGCACCGCCCGTGCCGCCGGTGCCACCCCCGCCGCCAGCACCGCCACCGCCCTTGGCACAGGCCGAAGCCGCTCCCGCCGAACGGCCCGGGCGTGTCGCCGCGCTCATGGCGAAATTGCGCAACGTCATATCCCGCAAGCCATCCGCCGAAGTGGACGATAACAGCGAATTCGCCGCCTTTGGCGCGCGGCCGGCGGATGCTGCCATGCCCTCCGGTTTCCCGAACCCGGATCCCGCCTTCATGCCGCGGTCGTCGGACTATTCGCGGCCGCCTTTCCCGCCAGGCTTCGATGCCACTTATTCGCAGCCGATGGGGCCGCCGTCGCGGTCGCCTCTGATGCCGCCACTGCCGATCTATCCGGCTCCGCCGCCCTATACCCCTGCATCACAGGCCGGCTCGATGCAGTCCTGGCCGGCGCCGTCGCCTGCAGGTTACCCCTATACCCAGGCCATGGCGCCGGATGCCGGGAACATGCCGTATCCGCCGCAGCCTGCGCCACCGCGGCCACCGGCCTACCCACCCCAGGAGCCGTCGCCGGTTGAGGAAGGCGCCGAACAGGCGCCGATCGAGGAAATTCGTGCCAGCCTGCGCGAATTCCGCGAGGCGGTCCGCGAACTCACCGAGAGCCGCGCCCGCCGCCGCTACTTCTGA